A single region of the Prevotella sp. HUN102 genome encodes:
- a CDS encoding leucine-rich repeat protein — translation MKKVFLLLIAIFQFCCMTYAQTVENGVLKSWGGASGAITIPDEVTEIAANCFYTEGEESGDDGWGSSDPQSNTDITSVDLNNVKKIGKNAFNGCLNIETVKAGKVEEIAEGAFSKCSSLKNISLPAIKVLARKPLLSVLKLLVLSLAISLPTLRIILSRCAEP, via the coding sequence ATGAAAAAAGTATTTTTACTTCTTATTGCTATTTTCCAATTCTGCTGTATGACCTATGCGCAGACCGTGGAGAATGGGGTTTTGAAGTCGTGGGGTGGTGCTTCCGGTGCCATAACTATTCCGGATGAAGTTACGGAAATTGCTGCTAACTGCTTCTATACAGAGGGAGAAGAAAGTGGCGATGACGGTTGGGGCTCTTCCGATCCGCAGAGCAACACGGACATTACAAGCGTGGATCTCAACAATGTGAAGAAGATTGGCAAGAATGCCTTTAACGGTTGTCTGAACATTGAGACAGTCAAAGCCGGAAAAGTAGAGGAAATTGCCGAAGGTGCATTCTCAAAATGCAGCAGCCTGAAGAACATTAGTCTCCCTGCAATCAAGGTGTTGGCAAGGAAGCCTTTGCTTTCTGTTCTGAAATTACTGGTGTTGAGCTTGGCAATCAGCTTGCCGACGTTACGGATAATCCTTTCAAGATGTGCGGAGCCGTAA
- a CDS encoding leucine-rich repeat domain-containing protein, translated as MKNILLFCFALVSFFTEAFAQGEVVIGTNMPEGSTFKFSVARVDENADVYVDWGDGVKQKATLSGWRDVKDAEGELKNDTIIIYGDFTKIEIEDRKIDYLNFKNQNSLKQLSAQNNELTYEGFLFEGAPNLEIIDITNNKVRRLDLRTLTKLVQFQASKNPELATVLFKDGCTTLRTIDMSDCDITHFYPISLPNLDHLNLGNDNLMDLEIGGNYPNLKSLTVTNNVGLDSIDVTSLKTLTSLKIAGTQIVELNLVNNPELITLEATGTGLEKLDLTQNLKITTLLLGNTKIAKLDVSKLANLTTINMENTLVKRVDLSNCRALREVNMKGTGIQFLDMHSAIGTNRLNKLDIRDCKEMTPQSLNFTYMAMPPHRGSSYGQNVLIKGSNGETSKTDLLKYDEDNYYISDVKGDGTAKMDSINIVMTPVDGVAYSLSQVANDGYYATWNAITKKAVPGFPIRISGNAPEGQELIGVEINGKLYEDSIFVVSADATVKPVYATTGNGDYITITVPAGVAQQYFLAKSADDNEISIDWGNGDKVPVDVRTTTTVVQGTTSGTKVTIYGAVTRADFSSYPQANLDNKITAVDVSHNNNLHWLSTYMNSIQTLNISNLTNLDTLDCAYSELSKLDVTKNTKLICLRANGNSFEQIDLKNAPELQYLEINNNSLDDLDLSKNSKLVTIIASTNSLTSIDVANMPDLEVLRVGANVLSTLNVDANAKLRELDASNNSLTTLNLTNNKNLSRLMVNGNKLTGLDLTGLDNLSYINVGDNKWDACTLNDFYYTLSEYKAEPNAPAGFKLFSRGDRSDRYNDADHAESKLATDKGWAVNYEGNGTGCDMAYVTIENAENGTVKVFTTADTEVLSGTKVKKNSDLKVVCTPATGYAVQSSTANGANIVNNTFKITEATTVVVKFAVANGIGGVSENATTVEGGSNELLFTTSEPTEIRVYTTGGKLVFAETVRGSQAIGLPSGVYVVKTRGVAKAVVVK; from the coding sequence ATGAAGAACATTTTACTTTTTTGTTTCGCGCTTGTCTCTTTCTTTACAGAGGCATTTGCTCAAGGAGAAGTAGTCATCGGAACGAATATGCCCGAGGGCAGCACGTTCAAGTTTTCCGTGGCTCGAGTTGATGAAAACGCCGACGTCTATGTGGACTGGGGCGATGGTGTAAAACAGAAAGCCACGCTTTCGGGATGGCGCGACGTGAAGGATGCCGAAGGCGAACTGAAGAACGACACCATTATAATATATGGCGATTTCACGAAAATTGAAATCGAGGACAGAAAGATTGACTACTTGAATTTTAAAAATCAGAACAGCCTCAAGCAGCTTTCCGCACAGAACAATGAATTGACTTACGAAGGATTCCTGTTTGAAGGTGCTCCGAATCTTGAGATTATCGACATTACCAACAACAAGGTCAGACGATTGGATCTGCGCACTCTCACTAAGCTCGTACAGTTTCAGGCGAGCAAAAATCCTGAACTTGCAACCGTGCTCTTCAAGGATGGCTGCACAACGTTGAGGACCATTGATATGAGCGATTGCGACATTACGCATTTCTATCCAATCAGCTTGCCCAATCTCGACCATCTGAATCTTGGAAACGACAATCTTATGGACTTGGAAATCGGCGGGAACTATCCGAATTTGAAGAGTCTGACCGTAACGAACAACGTGGGGCTTGATAGCATTGACGTTACCAGTCTGAAGACGCTGACCTCACTCAAGATTGCCGGAACGCAGATAGTGGAATTGAATCTTGTGAACAATCCCGAGCTTATCACTTTGGAAGCAACAGGCACAGGGCTTGAAAAGCTCGACCTGACACAGAATCTGAAGATTACAACCTTGCTGCTCGGCAACACAAAGATAGCCAAACTGGATGTCAGCAAGTTGGCTAATCTGACGACAATCAATATGGAAAACACGCTCGTGAAGCGTGTAGACCTTTCAAATTGCCGTGCTCTTAGAGAAGTGAATATGAAGGGAACAGGCATTCAGTTCCTTGATATGCACAGCGCAATCGGTACAAACCGCCTGAACAAACTGGATATCAGAGACTGTAAGGAAATGACTCCGCAGTCCTTGAACTTCACTTATATGGCAATGCCCCCACACCGAGGCAGCTCCTATGGTCAGAATGTGCTGATAAAAGGCTCTAACGGCGAGACTTCAAAGACAGATTTGCTCAAATACGACGAAGACAACTACTACATTTCCGATGTGAAGGGCGACGGTACTGCAAAGATGGATTCCATCAACATCGTTATGACACCGGTTGATGGCGTTGCATATTCTCTTTCTCAGGTAGCCAACGACGGCTACTATGCAACTTGGAATGCCATTACGAAGAAAGCCGTTCCGGGTTTCCCAATCCGAATTTCCGGAAATGCACCTGAAGGACAAGAACTTATTGGCGTTGAAATAAATGGAAAGCTCTATGAAGACAGCATATTCGTGGTTTCAGCAGACGCTACTGTCAAGCCAGTTTATGCCACAACCGGCAATGGCGATTACATCACGATTACTGTTCCGGCAGGCGTTGCACAGCAATATTTCCTTGCGAAGAGTGCCGACGACAATGAAATCTCCATCGACTGGGGTAACGGCGATAAGGTTCCGGTAGATGTAAGAACCACAACCACCGTTGTTCAGGGAACCACAAGCGGCACGAAGGTTACTATCTACGGTGCCGTTACACGTGCCGACTTCTCAAGCTATCCACAGGCCAATCTCGATAATAAGATTACGGCTGTCGATGTAAGCCACAACAACAACCTGCATTGGCTTTCAACCTATATGAACTCTATTCAGACATTGAACATCAGCAACTTGACTAACCTCGATACACTTGATTGTGCATACTCTGAACTCAGCAAACTCGACGTAACAAAGAATACAAAGCTCATCTGTCTGCGTGCAAACGGCAACAGTTTCGAGCAGATTGACCTGAAGAATGCACCTGAATTGCAGTATCTCGAAATCAACAACAACAGCCTCGACGACCTCGACTTGAGTAAGAACAGCAAGTTGGTAACGATTATTGCAAGTACCAACAGTCTCACTTCTATTGATGTTGCGAATATGCCAGACCTTGAAGTACTGCGTGTGGGTGCAAACGTTCTGAGCACATTGAATGTGGATGCCAATGCCAAACTCAGAGAACTGGATGCTTCCAACAACTCTTTGACAACCCTGAACCTTACCAACAACAAGAACCTGAGCCGACTGATGGTAAACGGAAACAAGCTGACGGGTCTTGATTTGACAGGTCTCGACAATCTCTCCTATATCAATGTAGGCGATAACAAATGGGATGCCTGCACGCTGAACGATTTTTATTACACACTTTCCGAATACAAGGCTGAACCGAATGCGCCTGCCGGTTTCAAACTGTTCTCACGAGGCGATAGATCCGACAGATACAACGATGCCGATCACGCAGAGTCTAAACTCGCCACCGATAAGGGATGGGCAGTAAACTACGAGGGTAACGGCACAGGTTGCGATATGGCTTACGTAACGATAGAGAATGCTGAAAACGGTACGGTGAAGGTGTTCACTACTGCCGACACAGAGGTCTTGAGCGGCACCAAGGTTAAGAAAAACTCCGACCTGAAGGTTGTTTGCACACCGGCGACAGGCTATGCAGTCCAGTCTTCAACTGCTAATGGTGCCAACATCGTGAACAATACGTTCAAGATTACGGAAGCTACCACGGTGGTTGTGAAATTTGCAGTAGCAAACGGCATCGGAGGCGTAAGCGAGAATGCTACTACCGTTGAAGGCGGCAGCAACGAGCTTTTGTTCACAACTTCTGAACCTACCGAAATCCGTGTTTACACAACAGGCGGAAAGCTCGTGTTTGCAGAAACTGTACGTGGCTCTCAGGCTATTGGTCTTCCATCAGGTGTATATGTAGTGAAAACTCGTGGAGTGGCCAAGGCAGTTGTAGTGAAATAA
- a CDS encoding leucine-rich repeat protein: protein MCGAVTSLTVANGCSVFKSVNNALIRTADKTLVALAGTATEIVLGETECTAIGSEALYGNAALKKVNLPGVVTIGNKALTNCFSLSELLVPNLKNVVDDSFITWNGVGSLSVVDIHLSADFDSFGYSPFPDKTVTIIYVANNTIKEKLEKTFKKCKIVVGAPGEVQKYAVTFSHNEGGTMEAWNTGGVDVVSGQEVNAGSMVRIKAVPRYGYEIEKWEVNGTVLTETLPSEGTNGQIYTVETLNAPLNVVVTFAKLPEGYVVFFKSRSPNYGKLTCKTEKGEEVTSSGLVPVGSKLTFTAVPNEGMRVTEWYKEVTSGTESSYQIIEGQTGKLTYTLDAYDAMDIQVDFERNQGTHIVTFSSLNEFATVTAKANGAEINSGAAVAEGATVEFTAHPKEGYSVDSWLLGSDVVDGEKGLTYTIENLSADVNVSLVCAETQPEKPKDAVIVDGHLVSWTPEGAAVTPPSVTVIDREAFKGANEMTSFHISKDVKVIGELPFLYCAKLAKITVEPENPYFTEVDGVVYTKDKTKLVAYPIGDRRENYEILASATGIMPGVFATNMYLKGVSIAKSNTAMKAVEGILYSKDGAKVLFHPVTGASEITLEEGVKTIGRYALAFNPVLDKLHLPQSLNAIEALALPYNGLLTSIEWEEGIAPELESIGDSAFYYNFSLLQLPYIGTLKSVGKAAFLNCLLLEEVHIPASCTAIGENTFSHCRALKNVYAYAATPQNIADNLFHDIEYIDEATLYVPEGKADVYKTALGWRHFNKVVDVITGIGRTTADAAVGITAQADGYLVEGLKAGQGYAVYALSGARVMAGKANSNTLFLPLERGKMYILRLNDGKAYKLF from the coding sequence ATGTGCGGAGCCGTAACTTCGCTGACCGTAGCGAACGGTTGTTCGGTATTCAAGAGCGTGAACAACGCGTTGATTAGGACTGCCGACAAGACTTTGGTGGCACTTGCAGGCACGGCGACTGAGATTGTGTTGGGTGAAACGGAATGTACGGCGATCGGTTCGGAAGCCCTTTATGGCAATGCTGCTTTGAAGAAAGTGAATCTCCCCGGAGTTGTAACGATTGGCAACAAAGCTCTTACCAACTGCTTTTCCTTGTCGGAACTGTTGGTTCCTAATCTGAAAAATGTAGTAGACGACAGCTTTATTACTTGGAATGGAGTCGGTTCGCTCAGTGTGGTCGATATTCATTTGAGTGCTGATTTCGATTCTTTCGGCTATTCTCCGTTCCCCGATAAGACTGTAACGATCATTTACGTGGCAAATAATACCATTAAGGAGAAACTCGAAAAAACTTTCAAGAAATGCAAAATTGTGGTGGGTGCTCCCGGAGAAGTTCAGAAATATGCCGTAACTTTCAGCCACAACGAGGGCGGCACGATGGAAGCGTGGAACACTGGCGGCGTGGATGTTGTGAGCGGACAGGAAGTGAATGCAGGCAGTATGGTCAGAATCAAGGCTGTGCCCCGCTATGGATATGAGATAGAGAAGTGGGAAGTAAACGGCACCGTGCTCACGGAAACACTTCCGTCTGAAGGCACGAACGGGCAGATATACACGGTAGAAACGTTGAATGCACCTTTGAATGTGGTTGTAACATTCGCTAAACTTCCCGAAGGCTATGTGGTGTTCTTCAAGAGCCGTTCGCCTAATTATGGTAAGCTGACCTGTAAAACAGAAAAGGGCGAAGAGGTTACGTCGAGTGGTTTGGTGCCGGTCGGCAGCAAGCTCACGTTCACGGCTGTTCCGAACGAGGGTATGCGCGTAACGGAATGGTACAAGGAGGTTACATCAGGCACGGAATCTTCCTACCAAATCATCGAGGGACAGACCGGCAAACTTACCTATACGCTTGATGCTTACGACGCAATGGATATTCAGGTGGACTTTGAACGAAATCAGGGCACACATATCGTAACTTTCAGTTCGCTCAATGAGTTTGCCACGGTAACAGCAAAAGCAAATGGAGCGGAAATCAATTCCGGCGCAGCCGTTGCTGAAGGTGCTACGGTTGAGTTTACTGCGCATCCAAAGGAAGGTTATAGTGTAGACAGTTGGCTGCTCGGCTCCGATGTGGTAGATGGCGAAAAGGGACTGACCTATACTATTGAGAATCTGTCTGCCGACGTGAATGTATCGCTTGTTTGTGCCGAAACGCAGCCCGAAAAACCGAAGGACGCGGTAATTGTAGACGGACATCTGGTTTCGTGGACACCTGAAGGTGCTGCCGTTACGCCTCCTTCCGTTACAGTTATCGACCGTGAGGCTTTCAAGGGAGCCAACGAAATGACCTCGTTCCACATCAGCAAGGACGTAAAGGTCATCGGAGAATTGCCGTTCCTCTATTGTGCGAAACTCGCCAAGATTACCGTTGAACCGGAAAATCCTTATTTTACCGAAGTAGACGGCGTGGTTTACACGAAAGACAAGACTAAACTCGTAGCTTATCCTATTGGCGACCGTCGCGAAAATTACGAGATTCTTGCCTCTGCTACCGGTATTATGCCAGGCGTCTTTGCCACGAATATGTACCTGAAGGGCGTTTCCATTGCGAAATCCAATACGGCAATGAAGGCCGTAGAGGGCATACTCTATTCTAAAGACGGTGCAAAGGTGCTCTTCCACCCTGTAACCGGAGCATCGGAAATTACGCTTGAGGAGGGCGTTAAGACCATAGGACGCTATGCCCTTGCATTCAATCCTGTTTTGGACAAGCTCCATCTCCCGCAATCTCTGAATGCCATCGAGGCTTTGGCGTTGCCGTATAACGGTCTGCTTACGAGCATTGAGTGGGAAGAAGGCATCGCGCCGGAACTGGAGAGCATCGGCGACTCTGCATTCTACTATAACTTCTCGTTGTTGCAGTTGCCATACATCGGCACGTTGAAGTCTGTCGGAAAGGCTGCATTCCTCAACTGTCTGCTGCTTGAAGAGGTTCATATCCCTGCATCTTGCACAGCCATCGGCGAGAATACTTTCTCTCATTGCCGTGCGCTGAAGAATGTCTATGCCTATGCTGCGACACCGCAGAACATTGCAGACAACCTTTTCCACGATATAGAATATATTGACGAGGCTACGCTCTATGTTCCGGAAGGCAAGGCAGACGTTTATAAAACTGCATTGGGATGGAGACATTTTAATAAGGTTGTAGATGTAATCACGGGCATCGGCAGAACTACGGCAGATGCAGCAGTAGGAATTACTGCACAGGCTGACGGCTATCTCGTGGAAGGTTTAAAGGCTGGTCAGGGCTATGCCGTTTATGCGCTTTCCGGCGCAAGGGTTATGGCTGGTAAGGCGAATAGCAACACCCTGTTCTTGCCATTGGAAAGAGGAAAGATGTATATCCTGCGCCTTAACGATGGTAAGGCATATAAGCTCTTTTAA
- a CDS encoding SusF/SusE family outer membrane protein: MTKILKSALLLLCTVCFFTACSDDNDDNPVLKAPTTFHLNTPALAANGVYDLANSSTLELTCSQPDYGFPAVTKYTVEVATSADMSDVRAMSETFTTAKMNINSADLASLLTDMYVAKGKTEADFPIDGPVYIRLKAVQTTADGTEIAGTEITSNTITLNKVHLLFSLPPVKTPEKLYITGAFNSWSWDSALEMTPVNSATNIFWHLVYIDGSGIKFNTTKAWDGNEAGFTKITVNAASELGSEIIDNGGNIASSTPGWYLMIVECSVVGRDIVYNVTFNKPNVYLMGPVTPAGSWDELQADALFTVPTTATGEFVSPAFSTSVPGGDGDGIRVYVKIPGFDWWKSEFIVIDQKIVYRGNGGDQARVAGSQGQKLYLNFTSETGKVE, from the coding sequence ATGACAAAGATATTAAAGTCAGCATTATTGCTTCTTTGCACAGTATGTTTCTTTACTGCTTGTAGCGATGATAACGATGACAACCCAGTGTTGAAAGCTCCGACGACTTTCCACTTGAATACACCAGCCCTTGCTGCTAACGGTGTATACGACTTGGCCAACTCTTCTACTTTAGAGCTGACTTGCTCTCAGCCAGACTACGGCTTCCCGGCAGTTACCAAGTACACCGTAGAGGTTGCAACCAGTGCTGATATGTCAGACGTAAGAGCTATGTCTGAAACTTTCACAACAGCTAAGATGAACATTAACTCTGCTGACTTGGCGAGTTTGCTCACAGATATGTATGTAGCCAAAGGCAAGACAGAAGCAGATTTTCCTATCGATGGTCCTGTCTACATTCGTTTGAAAGCTGTTCAGACTACTGCCGACGGTACAGAAATCGCAGGTACGGAAATTACTTCAAACACTATCACTTTGAACAAGGTTCACTTGTTGTTCTCTCTTCCTCCTGTTAAGACTCCGGAGAAACTTTACATTACCGGTGCATTCAACAGTTGGTCTTGGGATAGTGCTCTTGAAATGACTCCGGTAAACAGTGCTACAAACATCTTCTGGCATCTCGTTTACATTGATGGTTCTGGTATTAAGTTCAACACAACCAAGGCTTGGGACGGCAACGAAGCAGGCTTCACTAAGATTACTGTGAACGCTGCAAGCGAATTAGGAAGCGAAATTATCGACAACGGTGGCAACATCGCATCTTCCACCCCGGGTTGGTACCTGATGATCGTTGAGTGCTCTGTTGTAGGTCGTGATATCGTTTACAACGTAACATTTAACAAGCCTAACGTCTACCTTATGGGTCCTGTTACTCCTGCCGGTAGTTGGGATGAATTGCAGGCCGATGCACTCTTCACAGTTCCTACAACGGCGACAGGTGAATTTGTTTCTCCGGCATTCTCTACATCAGTTCCCGGTGGCGACGGCGACGGTATCCGTGTTTACGTTAAGATTCCGGGATTCGACTGGTGGAAGTCTGAGTTCATTGTAATCGACCAGAAGATTGTTTACCGTGGCAATGGCGGCGATCAGGCTCGTGTGGCAGGTTCACAAGGTCAGAAGCTCTACTTGAACTTCACAAGCGAAACAGGTAAAGTTGAATAA
- a CDS encoding DUF5115 domain-containing protein, with the protein MKKLSLYVSLAIAGLFLGSCGEDNSYGDWANPQAYNQEDAITIPGFKATAVANQDLATTGDSTATFVLSSAALPEGFSLANARVELTPTGLDGAKTTTVNTSLAGLASTSELQALVESVYGKRPEARTFDAHVYVNAVKDGQAVLIDAGTITVTLIPEAPFIDSAYYLVGDMAGWDAASAVKFNHSGADVYADSKFTVTFTTTKADQYWKIIPQNNYAGNFWAEGKTGVVGVAVDGDANLEGSLTTDAPKAGKIAEAGMYRMTLDMMSYTYKIEKLNFVEFLYMAGDANGWNHSDILHGPAFDGKYTGYMYLTQNGFKFSEEQGWNGKNYGAGFSTAGDAANITMSEPNGFYKVDVDLGAQSYSLTAINTIGIIGDATAGGWDSDQDMTYDPTNHCWVANGVVLTNGTIKFRANDAWSISWGGTDLNKLTTANGGNISVTAGTYTIKLYPSYDGNTKVTFE; encoded by the coding sequence ATGAAAAAATTATCATTATATGTCTCTCTCGCAATCGCAGGACTCTTTTTAGGGTCTTGCGGTGAGGACAACAGCTATGGCGATTGGGCAAATCCTCAGGCCTACAATCAGGAAGATGCAATCACTATCCCGGGTTTCAAAGCTACTGCCGTAGCAAATCAGGATTTGGCAACAACCGGCGACAGCACAGCTACATTCGTATTAAGCAGTGCTGCACTTCCAGAAGGATTCTCACTGGCTAATGCCCGTGTAGAGCTTACTCCAACTGGCTTAGATGGTGCCAAAACAACTACTGTAAATACTTCTTTGGCAGGTTTGGCTTCAACATCTGAGCTTCAGGCCCTCGTTGAAAGTGTATACGGAAAGCGTCCGGAAGCCCGTACTTTCGATGCACACGTTTACGTAAACGCTGTAAAGGATGGTCAGGCAGTTCTCATTGATGCCGGCACTATTACTGTTACACTTATTCCAGAAGCTCCATTCATCGACTCGGCTTACTATCTCGTAGGCGATATGGCAGGTTGGGATGCTGCTTCTGCTGTCAAGTTCAATCACAGTGGTGCAGACGTTTATGCTGATTCTAAGTTCACGGTAACATTCACCACAACCAAAGCCGACCAGTACTGGAAGATTATTCCTCAGAACAACTATGCAGGCAACTTCTGGGCAGAAGGCAAGACAGGTGTTGTTGGTGTTGCAGTAGATGGCGATGCAAACCTTGAAGGCTCATTGACAACAGACGCTCCTAAGGCAGGTAAGATTGCTGAAGCAGGTATGTACCGTATGACGCTCGATATGATGTCATACACATACAAAATCGAGAAACTCAATTTCGTAGAATTCCTCTATATGGCAGGCGATGCCAACGGTTGGAACCACTCAGACATTCTCCACGGACCAGCATTCGACGGCAAATACACTGGCTATATGTACTTGACACAGAATGGCTTCAAGTTCTCCGAAGAGCAAGGATGGAACGGCAAGAACTATGGTGCAGGCTTCAGCACAGCAGGCGATGCTGCCAACATCACAATGTCAGAGCCTAATGGTTTCTACAAGGTTGATGTAGACTTGGGGGCACAGTCATACAGCTTGACAGCTATCAACACCATTGGTATCATCGGCGATGCTACTGCTGGTGGTTGGGACAGCGATCAGGATATGACCTACGATCCTACCAACCACTGTTGGGTGGCTAACGGCGTTGTACTCACTAACGGCACTATCAAGTTCCGTGCCAACGATGCTTGGTCAATCAGTTGGGGTGGTACAGACCTTAACAAACTGACAACTGCAAATGGCGGTAACATCAGCGTAACTGCTGGTACTTATACCATCAAGTTGTATCCTTCTTACGACGGCAACACTAAGGTTACATTCGAGTAA
- a CDS encoding RagB/SusD family nutrient uptake outer membrane protein — MKQYIKKIVPAAALLLTMGVTSCVGDLDVTPIDPNLQTEIDANNLFNKCYSDLGLAGNSGPDGDCDIDGLDGGTTGFVRQMFNSNELTTDEAICNWVSDEGIPEFNFNNYGASHPMLRGFYYRLYFGVTICNQYINNFGKIDKQKTAEVRFLRALNYYFLMDAYGNVPFTTEISASAAPQYTRKQVYDFIEKELLEIEPDLADAKAKTSADANYGRVDKAAVWILLSRLYLNAEVYTGTPQWAKAAEYAKKVIDSPYQLYTGATTNGWTAYQQLFMGNNGENGSSVEAILPVLQDGKTTASYGTTVFLINGCFDADATVKRDGAKAGNLYENANWAGNRARKELVAKFFPNNNAPAVSGIDMPAEAGDDRALFDGLDRTVSQNTSTEISQFKKGFAVVKFTNFYSDNSSAHDLKFADTDFFLFRAAEAYLTYAEATARQNGGNTTAEGTAYINKLRARAHAQQRTSGSFSLNDILDEWSREFYFEGRRRIDLVRFNAFGGNNNYNWSWKGGELNGRNFSATRNIFAIPTSDLTVNTNLVQNPGY; from the coding sequence ATGAAACAATATATTAAGAAAATTGTACCGGCAGCTGCACTGTTGCTTACAATGGGCGTAACATCTTGCGTCGGCGACCTGGACGTTACACCTATCGACCCTAACCTCCAAACGGAGATCGATGCTAACAACCTATTTAACAAGTGCTATTCAGACTTGGGTTTGGCAGGTAACAGTGGTCCTGATGGCGACTGTGATATCGACGGTCTTGATGGTGGTACGACAGGTTTCGTTCGTCAGATGTTCAACTCTAATGAATTGACAACCGACGAAGCTATCTGCAACTGGGTATCTGACGAAGGTATTCCTGAATTCAACTTCAATAACTATGGTGCTTCTCATCCGATGCTCCGTGGTTTCTACTATCGTTTGTATTTTGGTGTAACTATCTGCAACCAGTACATTAATAACTTTGGTAAAATTGACAAGCAGAAGACGGCAGAGGTTCGTTTCCTCCGTGCCCTCAACTATTACTTCTTGATGGATGCTTACGGAAACGTTCCTTTCACAACAGAGATTTCTGCTTCTGCTGCACCTCAGTACACACGTAAGCAGGTTTATGATTTCATTGAAAAGGAATTGCTCGAAATTGAACCTGACTTGGCTGATGCAAAGGCAAAGACATCTGCTGATGCAAACTACGGCCGTGTTGATAAGGCTGCTGTTTGGATATTGCTTTCCCGTCTCTACTTGAATGCTGAAGTTTATACAGGAACTCCACAATGGGCTAAGGCTGCTGAATATGCAAAGAAGGTCATAGATTCTCCGTATCAGCTTTATACCGGTGCTACAACTAATGGTTGGACGGCTTATCAGCAGCTCTTTATGGGTAACAACGGCGAAAACGGTTCTTCAGTAGAAGCTATACTTCCTGTTCTTCAGGATGGTAAGACAACTGCTTCATACGGTACAACGGTATTCTTGATTAACGGCTGCTTCGATGCAGATGCAACTGTTAAGCGTGACGGTGCCAAGGCTGGTAACCTGTATGAAAATGCCAACTGGGCTGGTAACCGTGCTCGTAAGGAGTTGGTTGCAAAGTTCTTCCCTAACAACAATGCACCTGCCGTGTCTGGTATAGATATGCCGGCTGAAGCAGGCGACGACCGTGCTCTCTTTGATGGCTTGGATCGTACAGTCAGTCAGAATACTTCAACAGAAATCTCTCAGTTCAAGAAAGGTTTTGCAGTAGTTAAGTTTACAAACTTCTACTCAGACAACTCTTCTGCTCACGATTTGAAGTTCGCTGATACTGATTTCTTCCTCTTCCGTGCTGCTGAAGCATACCTGACATACGCTGAAGCTACGGCTCGTCAGAACGGTGGCAACACGACTGCTGAGGGTACGGCTTACATCAATAAGCTCCGTGCCCGTGCTCACGCACAGCAGAGAACTTCTGGTTCATTCTCTCTCAACGATATCCTTGATGAATGGAGCCGTGAGTTCTATTTCGAAGGTCGTCGTCGCATTGACTTGGTTCGTTTCAATGCTTTTGGTGGAAACAACAACTACAACTGGTCTTGGAAGGGTGGCGAACTTAACGGCCGTAACTTCTCTGCTACACGTAACATCTTCGCTATTCCAACCAGCGACTTGACTGTAAACACCAACTTGGTTCAGAACCCAGGCTATTAA